Proteins from one Argopecten irradians isolate NY chromosome 15, Ai_NY, whole genome shotgun sequence genomic window:
- the LOC138309815 gene encoding peroxisomal acyl-coenzyme A oxidase 1-like: MASASTMTVNPDLQKERDRGTFDVEKLTHFIDGGPKATARRRYLQNMAIKDLKSMNLKPWAFRTREEQYDTTIRKQVHVVKRSQELGLTTQEINIYEDTFQPHENNRIGPRNGMFPPTIEKQATQEQKEKFLPLIKNMTVIGCYAQTEMGHGTFIRGLESTATYDPKTKEFILNTPTITSMKFWPGDLGKTVNFCVFLAQLYTKGKCHGIHAFLLPLRDIDTHKSLPGIEVGDIGPKFGFGENDNGYLRVDNVRIPRDYMLMRYAKVLEDGTYIEPKNSKITYGTLVLSRTALINWSGTYLAQACTIAIRYSSVRRQTEVSPGGPEAQVIDYQTQQNKLFPLLAKAYAFTFAARAVLETFNRINAQIEAGNLDHMTELHALCAGLKGMLTDEAATGIEVCRLACGGHGYSHASGIPKMYTSVTVFCTVEGENTVMMLQMARFLIKSYKQMRSGKQLQGFVAYLGNRQPARSSMTTDVTLQCLQEAYEHRAARLIKETAGILEMHQKSGISPEEAWNRTATQLTWAASAHSHAYVVKTFVSKVTKDNLDTGVRAVMTSLCLLYCLHGIRENLGEFIQDGFFNSKQVTTLTTKMMSVLADIRPNAVSLVDAFEFSDSQLDSCLGRYDGNVYQALYEYAKASPFNQKDVTDSFHKYIKPMRDSKSGVSSSKL, encoded by the exons ATGGCGTCTGCTAGCACCATGACCGTCAACCCAGATCTGCAGAAGGAAAGGGACAGGGGGACATTTGATGTAGAGAAATTGACCCATTTTATAGATGGCGGACCAAAGGCCACCGCACGCAGACGATACCTAC aaaatatGGCCATAAAAGATTTGAAGTCGATGAATTTGAAGCCGTGGGCGTTCCGTACACGTGAGGAGCAGTATGATACCACAATAAGAAAACAGGTTCACGTGGTGAAACGTAGTCAGGAGCTCGGACTTACAACTCAGGAGATCAACATCTATGAGGA CACATTCCAGCCTCACGAAAACAACCGAATTGGTCCGAGGAATGGCATGTTCCCGCCCACCATAGAGAAACAGGCCACCCAGGAACAAAAGGAAAAgttccttcctcttatcaaaaACATGACCGTAATTGGCTGTTACGCCCAAACGGAAATGGGACACG GTACATTTATCCGTGGATTGGAATCAACGGCAACCTATGACCCCAAAACAAAAGAGTTTATACTGAATACACCGACAATAACATCAATGAAGTTCTGGCCTGGAGATC TCGGCAAAACTGTGAACTTCTGTGTTTTCCTGGCCCAGTTGTATACCAAAGGGAAATGTCACGGGATCCACGCCTTCCTACTCCCACTCAGGGACATTGACACGCATAAATCACTCCCAG GTATCGAGGTGGGCGATATTGGACCGAAATTTGGATTCGGGGAAAATGACAACGGTTATCTGAGAGTGGACAATGTCAGAATACCACGTGACTACATGTTGATGAGATATGCCAAG GTTTTGGAGGACGGCACATACATCGAACCCAAAAACAGCAAGATTACTTACGGGACACTGGTCCTTTCTCGGACTGCCCTGATCAATTGGTCTGGTACGTATCTTGCCCAGGCTTGTACCATAGCTATCCGGTATAGTAGTGTTCGCCGCCAAACGGAGGTCTCCCCGGG AGGACCCGAGGCGCAGGTTATAGACTACCAGACCCAACAAAACAAGTTGTTTCCACTCCTGGCCAAGGCTTACGCATTCACGTTTGCAGCACGTGCGGTATTAGAAACATTCAACCGAATAAACGCTCAGATTGAGGCGGGAAACTTGGACCATATGACAGAG TTGCACGCCTTGTGTGCTGGTCTGAAAGGCATGTTAACGGATGAGGCTGCGACGGGTATTGAGGTGTGCCGATTGGCCTGTGGTGGCCATGGTTACTCTCATGCTAGTGGTATTCCGAAGATGTATACCAGCGTTACCGTATTTTGCACAGTAGAAGGTGAAAACACCGTAATGATGTTACAAATGGCAAG ATTCCTTATCAAGTCTTATAAACAAATGAGAAGTGGGAAGCAGTTACAAGGCTTCGTGGCATATCTAGGAAACAGACAACCAGCAAGGTCTTCCATGACCACCGACGTCACTTTACAGTGTCTGCAGGAGGCATACGAACACAGGGCAGCAAG GTTAATAAAGGAAACCGCAGGAATTCTCGAGATGCATCAGAAATCAGGAATTAGCCCTGAGGAAGCATGGAACCGTACTGCTACACAGCTGACATGGGCCGCATCT GCACATAGTCACGCATACGTCGTCAAGACGTTCGTTTCCAAGGTAACAAAGGATAACCTTGACACCGGTGTGAGGGCAGTAATGACGTCACTCTGTCTGCTGTACTGTTTACATGGGATCCGTGAGAACCTTGGTGAATTTATACAG GATGGATTTTTCAACTCAAAACAAGTGACCACACTGACCACGAAGATGATGTCCGTCCTGGCGGACATCCGACCTAACGCCGTGTCCCTGGTGGATGCCTTTGAGTTTTCAGACTCTCAGCTGGACAGTTGTCTGGGTCGTTACGATGGAAACGTATACCAGGCTTTGTACGAGTACGCCAAAGCGTCACCGTTCAACCAGAAAGAT GTGACGGATTCCTTTCATAAGTATATCAAACCAATGAGAGACAGCAAAAGCGGAGTGTCCAGCTCAAAGTTGTGA